Proteins encoded in a region of the Streptomyces akebiae genome:
- the hisF gene encoding imidazole glycerol phosphate synthase subunit HisF → MTLAVRVIPCLDVDNGRVVKGVNFQNLRDAGDPVEMAKVYDTEGADELTFLDITASSGNRETTYDVVRRTAEQVFIPLTVGGGVRTAEDVDKLLRAGADKVGVNTAAIARPDLIREIAERFGRQVLVLSVDARRTDSGSFEVTTHGGRKGTGIDAVEWAHRAAELGAGEILLNSMDADGTKDGYDLEMITAVRKHVTVPVIASGGAGKLADFSPAIEAGADAVLAASVFHFGDLRIGEVKDALREAGHAVR, encoded by the coding sequence ATGACCCTGGCGGTCCGAGTCATCCCCTGCCTGGACGTGGACAACGGCCGGGTCGTCAAGGGTGTCAACTTCCAGAACCTTCGCGACGCGGGCGACCCCGTCGAGATGGCGAAGGTGTACGACACCGAGGGCGCCGACGAGCTGACGTTCCTCGACATCACCGCCTCGTCGGGCAACCGCGAGACCACCTACGACGTGGTGCGCCGCACCGCCGAGCAGGTCTTCATCCCGCTGACCGTCGGTGGCGGCGTCCGTACCGCCGAGGATGTCGACAAGCTGCTGCGGGCCGGCGCGGACAAGGTCGGCGTCAACACGGCCGCCATCGCCCGCCCCGACCTGATCCGCGAGATCGCCGAGCGGTTCGGCCGCCAGGTGCTGGTGCTCTCGGTTGACGCGCGCCGCACCGACTCCGGCTCCTTCGAGGTCACCACCCACGGCGGCCGCAAGGGCACCGGCATCGACGCCGTCGAGTGGGCCCACCGGGCCGCCGAGCTGGGGGCGGGCGAGATCCTGCTCAACTCGATGGACGCGGACGGCACCAAGGACGGCTACGACCTGGAGATGATCACCGCCGTCCGCAAACACGTCACCGTCCCGGTCATCGCCTCGGGCGGCGCCGGCAAACTGGCCGACTTCTCCCCGGCCATCGAGGCGGGCGCCGACGCCGTCCTCGCCGCCTCCGTCTTCCACTTCGGCGACCTGCGCATCGGCGAGGTCAAGGACGCGCTGCGGGAGGCCGGGCACGCCGTACGGTGA
- a CDS encoding histidinol-phosphate transaminase has product MSFGIDDLPVRDELRGKSPYGAPQLDVPVRLNTNENPYPLPEPLVERITERVREAARHLNRYPDRDAVELRTRLAEYLTKTSGYEVGVANVWAANGSNEVIQQLLQTFGGPGRSAIGFEPSYSMHGLIARGTGTGWFSGPRNDDFTIDLAAAERAIAEHRPDVVFVTTPNNPTGNAVSRETVLALYEAAQAAKPSMVVVDEAYIEFSHGDSLLSLIDGRPNLVVSRTMSKAFGAAGLRLGYLAAHPAVVDAVQLVRLPYHLSAVTQATALAALEHTDTLLGYVEQLKTERDRLVEELRATGYEVTESDANFVQFGRFEDSHEIWRKILDRGVLVRDNGVPGWLRVTAGTPAENDAFLDAVRELKKEQSA; this is encoded by the coding sequence GTGAGCTTCGGAATCGACGATCTCCCCGTACGGGACGAACTGCGCGGCAAGAGCCCCTACGGCGCGCCCCAGCTCGACGTCCCCGTACGCCTGAACACCAACGAGAACCCGTACCCCCTGCCCGAGCCGCTCGTCGAGCGGATCACCGAGCGGGTGCGGGAGGCGGCCCGGCACCTCAACCGCTACCCGGACCGGGACGCGGTGGAGCTGCGGACGCGGCTCGCCGAGTACCTGACGAAGACGTCCGGGTACGAGGTCGGCGTGGCGAACGTGTGGGCGGCCAACGGATCCAACGAGGTCATCCAGCAGTTGCTGCAGACCTTCGGCGGGCCCGGCCGCAGCGCGATCGGTTTCGAGCCGTCCTACTCCATGCACGGGCTGATCGCGCGCGGCACGGGCACGGGATGGTTCTCCGGGCCGCGCAACGACGACTTCACCATCGACCTCGCCGCCGCCGAGAGGGCGATCGCCGAGCACCGGCCCGACGTCGTCTTCGTCACCACCCCCAACAACCCCACGGGCAACGCGGTCTCGCGGGAGACCGTGCTCGCGCTGTACGAGGCCGCGCAGGCCGCCAAGCCGTCGATGGTCGTCGTCGACGAGGCGTACATCGAGTTCAGCCACGGTGATTCGCTGCTCTCGCTCATCGACGGGCGGCCGAATCTGGTCGTCTCGCGCACGATGTCCAAGGCCTTCGGCGCGGCGGGCCTCCGCCTCGGCTACCTGGCCGCGCACCCGGCGGTCGTCGACGCGGTCCAGCTCGTCCGGCTGCCGTACCACCTCTCCGCCGTCACGCAGGCCACCGCGCTGGCCGCCCTGGAGCACACCGACACCCTCCTCGGCTATGTCGAACAGCTGAAGACGGAGCGGGACCGGCTGGTCGAGGAGCTGCGCGCGACCGGCTACGAGGTGACCGAGTCCGACGCCAACTTCGTGCAGTTCGGCAGGTTCGAGGACTCCCACGAGATCTGGCGCAAGATCCTCGACCGGGGCGTCCTGGTCCGGGACAACGGCGTGCCGGGGTGGCTGCGGGTGACCGCCGGGACCCCCGCCGAGAACGACGCGTTCCTCGACGCGGTACGTGAACTGAAGAAGGAGCAGAGCGCATGA
- the priA gene encoding bifunctional 1-(5-phosphoribosyl)-5-((5-phosphoribosylamino)methylideneamino)imidazole-4-carboxamide isomerase/phosphoribosylanthranilate isomerase PriA, translating into MAKLELLPAVDVRDGQAVRLVHGESGTETSYGSPLQAALSWQSAGAEWLHLVDLDAAFGTGDNRDLVAEVTRAMDIKVELSGGIRDDASLAKALATGCTRVNLGTAALETPEWVAKVIAEHGDRIAVGLDVRGTTLKGRGWTRDGGDLYETLERLDKEGCARYVVTDIAKDGTLQGPNLELLRNVCAATDRPVVASGGVSSLDDLRAIAELVPLGVEGSIVGKALYAKAFTLEEALEAVSS; encoded by the coding sequence ATGGCAAAGCTCGAACTCCTCCCCGCCGTCGACGTCCGTGACGGCCAGGCGGTCCGGCTCGTCCACGGCGAGTCCGGCACGGAGACCTCCTACGGCTCCCCGCTCCAGGCCGCGCTCTCCTGGCAGAGCGCGGGCGCCGAGTGGCTGCACCTGGTCGACCTGGACGCCGCGTTCGGCACCGGCGACAACCGGGACCTGGTCGCCGAGGTCACCCGGGCCATGGACATCAAGGTCGAACTCTCCGGCGGCATCCGGGACGACGCCTCCCTGGCGAAGGCCCTGGCCACCGGCTGCACCCGGGTCAACCTCGGCACCGCCGCCCTGGAGACCCCCGAGTGGGTCGCCAAGGTCATCGCCGAGCACGGCGACCGGATCGCCGTGGGCCTCGACGTACGCGGCACGACGCTCAAGGGCCGTGGCTGGACCCGCGACGGCGGCGACCTCTACGAGACGCTGGAGCGCCTCGACAAGGAGGGCTGCGCGCGGTACGTGGTCACGGACATCGCCAAGGACGGCACCCTCCAGGGCCCGAACCTGGAGCTGCTGAGGAACGTCTGCGCGGCCACCGACCGCCCGGTCGTCGCCTCCGGCGGGGTCTCCTCCCTCGACGACCTGCGGGCCATCGCCGAGCTGGTGCCCCTCGGTGTCGAGGGGTCCATCGTCGGGAAGGCCCTGTACGCGAAGGCGTTCACCCTGGAAGAGGCCCTGGAGGCTGTGTCGTCATGA
- the hisD gene encoding histidinol dehydrogenase → MISRIDLRGDALPEGPALRDLLPRADFDVSAALEKVRPICEAVHHRGDAALIDFAEKFDGVRLTSVRVPAEALTEALEQLDPAVRAALEESIRRARIVHREQRRTNRTTQVVPGGTVTEKWVPVERVGLYAPGGRSVYPSSVIMNVVPAQEAGVGSIALASPAQAEFDGLPHPTILAACALLGVDEVYAAGGATAVAMFAYGTESCPPAPMVTGPGNIWVAAAKRYFTGVIGIDSEAGPTEIAVLADDTADPVHVAADLISQAEHDPLAAAVLVTDSVALADAVEKELQPQVEATKHIEDRVRPALAGRQSAIVLVDGVDEGLRVVNAYGAEHLEIQTADAARVAERVVNAGAIFIGPWAPVSLGDYAAGSNHVLPTGGCACHSSGLSVQSFLRGIHIVDYTEDALAEVAHHVVTLAEAEDLPAHGAAIKARFGWKVPGK, encoded by the coding sequence GTGATCTCCCGAATCGATCTGCGCGGCGACGCCCTCCCCGAGGGACCCGCCCTGCGCGACCTGCTGCCCCGAGCCGACTTCGACGTCTCGGCCGCCCTGGAGAAGGTGCGTCCGATCTGCGAGGCCGTGCATCATCGGGGAGACGCGGCGCTGATCGACTTCGCGGAGAAGTTCGACGGGGTACGTCTGACCTCCGTGCGAGTCCCGGCCGAGGCCCTCACCGAGGCCCTGGAGCAGCTCGACCCGGCCGTCCGCGCGGCTCTGGAGGAGTCGATCCGGCGCGCCCGCATCGTCCACCGCGAGCAGCGCCGCACCAACCGCACCACCCAGGTCGTCCCCGGCGGCACCGTCACCGAGAAATGGGTGCCGGTCGAGCGCGTCGGCCTCTACGCCCCCGGCGGCCGGTCCGTCTACCCCTCGTCCGTGATCATGAACGTGGTCCCGGCACAGGAGGCCGGAGTCGGCTCGATCGCCCTCGCCTCGCCGGCCCAGGCCGAGTTCGACGGGCTCCCGCACCCCACGATCCTGGCCGCCTGCGCCCTGCTCGGCGTCGACGAGGTCTACGCGGCCGGCGGCGCCACCGCCGTCGCGATGTTCGCGTACGGCACCGAGTCCTGCCCGCCCGCCCCCATGGTCACCGGGCCGGGCAACATCTGGGTGGCCGCCGCCAAGCGGTACTTCACCGGCGTCATCGGCATCGACTCCGAGGCGGGCCCGACCGAGATCGCGGTCCTCGCCGACGACACCGCCGACCCGGTGCACGTCGCCGCCGACCTGATCAGCCAGGCCGAGCACGACCCGCTCGCCGCCGCCGTGCTCGTCACCGACTCCGTCGCGCTCGCCGACGCGGTCGAGAAGGAGCTCCAGCCGCAGGTCGAGGCCACCAAGCACATCGAGGACCGCGTCCGGCCCGCCCTGGCCGGACGCCAGTCCGCGATCGTCCTGGTCGACGGCGTCGACGAGGGCCTGCGCGTCGTCAACGCCTACGGCGCCGAGCACCTGGAGATCCAGACGGCCGACGCCGCCCGGGTCGCCGAGCGCGTCGTCAACGCGGGCGCGATCTTCATCGGCCCCTGGGCGCCGGTCTCGCTGGGCGACTACGCGGCCGGCTCCAACCACGTGCTCCCGACCGGCGGCTGCGCCTGCCACTCCTCCGGTCTGTCCGTCCAGTCCTTCCTGCGCGGCATCCACATCGTCGACTACACCGAGGACGCGCTGGCCGAGGTCGCGCACCACGTGGTGACGCTGGCGGAGGCGGAGGACCTCCCCGCGCACGGCGCGGCGATCAAGGCAAGGTTCGGCTGGAAGGTACCTGGCAAGTGA
- a CDS encoding oxidoreductase, with protein MSEGPGIRDDGELPDDLTAAEAGMWQAFRNGSVYDLRDGDVAVDDPHGGHPWGPERTVRARIVAWLLLDGPPALAGRVSALKLVGVQIKGVLELAGGQVVPYVEMKGCRFEKEILLPEARFTTLRLVDCSVPRLEAARLHTEGDLHLPRCRFHNGVRLADAQIGTDLLLNQAVVYRDRHGRSLSADGLTVAQDVQAEMLESHGELSLRGATVGASLSLRGSRLANPYGRLALNAPQLTVERTLYLTPAGIGNPLHTSGSTPARGTRVQRFECQGGIRLDDGRFGDSVDLERARFTFTDEQELSLRRVQVPELRFLGERPERGKVVLSGARVGVLIDNSGSWPGPGNLHMGGFQYETLVPRDRFPLARRLEWVAAATAEYSPEPYERLATVLRAGGDDEGAREVLLAKQRHRRENLPLAAKLWGYAQDWTVAYGYRPGRAAVWMALLWALTSYAFSHADHPPMKSGEHPHWDPSLFALDLLLPVIDLGQVGYWQLRGGWQWLAAVVIILGWILATTVAAGATRLLSRN; from the coding sequence GTGAGCGAGGGGCCCGGCATCCGGGACGACGGGGAACTGCCGGACGACCTGACCGCCGCCGAAGCGGGCATGTGGCAGGCCTTCCGCAACGGCAGTGTGTACGACCTGCGGGACGGGGACGTCGCCGTGGACGATCCGCACGGCGGCCACCCCTGGGGCCCCGAGCGGACCGTGCGGGCCCGGATCGTGGCCTGGCTGCTGCTGGACGGACCGCCCGCGCTGGCCGGCCGGGTGTCCGCGCTGAAGCTGGTCGGCGTCCAGATCAAGGGCGTCCTGGAGCTCGCGGGCGGCCAGGTGGTGCCGTACGTGGAGATGAAGGGCTGCCGGTTCGAGAAGGAGATCCTGCTGCCGGAGGCCCGGTTCACGACCTTGCGGCTGGTGGACTGCTCGGTGCCCCGGCTGGAGGCCGCCCGGCTGCACACGGAGGGCGATCTGCATCTGCCGCGCTGCCGGTTCCACAACGGGGTGCGGCTGGCGGACGCCCAGATCGGCACCGATCTGCTGCTCAACCAGGCGGTCGTCTACCGCGACCGGCACGGCCGCTCGCTCTCCGCCGACGGGCTGACCGTCGCCCAGGACGTCCAGGCCGAGATGCTGGAGTCGCACGGCGAGCTGAGTCTGCGCGGCGCGACGGTCGGCGCCTCGCTCAGCCTGCGCGGCAGCCGACTCGCCAACCCCTACGGCCGCCTCGCGCTGAACGCGCCGCAGTTGACCGTCGAGCGCACCCTGTACCTGACCCCGGCCGGCATCGGCAATCCGCTGCACACCAGCGGCAGCACACCCGCGCGCGGGACCCGTGTGCAGCGCTTCGAGTGCCAGGGCGGGATCCGGCTGGACGACGGGCGGTTCGGGGACTCCGTCGACCTGGAGCGGGCCCGGTTCACCTTCACGGACGAACAGGAGCTGTCGCTGCGCCGCGTGCAGGTGCCCGAGCTGCGGTTCCTCGGGGAGAGACCCGAGCGCGGCAAGGTCGTCCTGTCGGGGGCCCGCGTCGGCGTCCTGATCGACAACTCGGGCAGCTGGCCCGGGCCCGGCAACCTCCACATGGGCGGCTTCCAGTACGAGACCCTGGTGCCGCGCGACCGGTTTCCGCTGGCCAGGAGGTTGGAGTGGGTGGCGGCCGCGACCGCCGAGTACAGCCCGGAGCCGTACGAGCGGCTGGCGACCGTGCTGCGGGCCGGCGGGGACGACGAGGGCGCCCGCGAGGTGCTCCTCGCCAAGCAGCGCCACCGGCGGGAGAACCTGCCGCTCGCGGCCAAGCTCTGGGGGTACGCGCAGGACTGGACGGTCGCGTACGGGTACCGGCCGGGCCGGGCCGCGGTGTGGATGGCGTTGCTGTGGGCGTTGACCTCGTACGCCTTCTCGCACGCCGACCATCCGCCGATGAAGAGCGGCGAGCATCCGCACTGGGACCCGTCCCTGTTCGCCCTGGACCTGCTGTTGCCGGTCATCGACCTCGGCCAGGTCGGCTACTGGCAGCTGCGGGGCGGCTGGCAGTGGCTGGCGGCGGTGGTCATCATCCTGGGCTGGATCCTGGCGACGACGGTGGCGGCGGGCGCCACCCGCCTCTTGAGCAGGAACTGA
- a CDS encoding RidA family protein: protein MTSDAVRRVQSGSPWEESFGFARAVAAGDRVLVAGTTAFKGDVLYGEGDPYEQAKVAFTSAVEALDEFGLGAGSVIRTRMYLTHMRDVEAVGRAHKEIFDPVRPAATLLVVEGFVDPRILVEVEIEAFRG, encoded by the coding sequence ATGACGTCCGATGCCGTACGGCGTGTCCAGAGCGGGAGTCCCTGGGAGGAGTCCTTCGGTTTCGCGCGCGCCGTCGCGGCGGGCGACCGCGTCCTGGTGGCGGGCACGACGGCCTTCAAGGGCGATGTGCTCTACGGGGAGGGCGACCCCTACGAGCAGGCCAAGGTGGCCTTCACCAGCGCGGTCGAGGCGCTCGACGAGTTCGGACTCGGTGCCGGGTCCGTGATCCGTACGCGGATGTACCTGACGCACATGCGGGACGTGGAAGCCGTGGGGCGGGCCCACAAGGAGATCTTCGACCCGGTGCGTCCGGCCGCGACCCTGCTGGTCGTGGAGGGATTCGTCGACCCGCGCATCCTGGTCGAAGTAGAGATCGAAGCATTCCGGGGCTAG
- a CDS encoding TIGR02234 family membrane protein gives MEHVTASPDPRSEPASHHSGRRSLALALLSGALGAAVALLATRQRWSEGTITVAGGSFPLTARGSDVTGVPASLAVVGLAALVAVFAVRRSGRVLVAALLALSGAGTIAAALLGAYDSSALDDKAAEASGDTAATVDALSHTGWPYVAAAGGALILLAGLLALRYGRQWPTMSGRYERDGTPRPRKARPVDPDRPEDMWKALDRGEDPTGPDPA, from the coding sequence GTGGAGCACGTGACCGCAAGTCCTGACCCCCGTTCCGAACCCGCGTCCCACCACTCCGGCCGGCGCAGCCTCGCCCTGGCACTGCTCAGCGGTGCCCTCGGCGCGGCCGTCGCGCTGCTCGCCACCCGGCAGCGCTGGTCGGAGGGCACCATCACGGTGGCCGGCGGCTCCTTCCCGCTGACCGCCAGGGGCAGCGACGTCACCGGCGTCCCGGCGTCCCTCGCCGTGGTGGGCCTCGCCGCGCTCGTCGCCGTCTTCGCCGTGCGCCGGTCCGGGCGCGTCCTGGTCGCCGCCCTGCTCGCCCTCTCCGGCGCGGGCACCATCGCCGCCGCGCTGCTCGGCGCGTACGACAGCTCGGCGCTCGACGACAAGGCGGCCGAGGCCTCCGGCGACACCGCCGCGACCGTCGACGCGCTCAGCCACACCGGCTGGCCGTACGTCGCGGCCGCCGGCGGCGCGCTCATCCTGCTCGCCGGACTGCTCGCCCTGCGCTACGGACGGCAGTGGCCCACGATGTCCGGCCGCTACGAGCGCGACGGCACCCCCCGCCCCCGCAAGGCCAGGCCGGTCGACCCCGACCGGCCCGAGGACATGTGGAAGGCCCTGGACCGCGGCGAGGACCCGACGGGACCCGACCCGGCCTGA
- the hisH gene encoding imidazole glycerol phosphate synthase subunit HisH, translating to MELSTASKKVVVFDYGFGNVRSAERALARTGAEVEITRDFDRAMNADGLLVPGVGAFAACMKGLKEARGDWIIDRRLSGGRPVMGICVGMQILFARGIEHGVETEGLDEWPGAVEPLQAEIVPHMGWNTVDAPAGTELFAGLDADARFYFVHSYAVHDWTLETHNPTLTSPKVTWSTHGKPFVAAVENGALWATQFHPEKSGDAGAQLLNNWIGTL from the coding sequence GTGGAATTGAGCACCGCGTCCAAGAAGGTCGTCGTCTTCGACTACGGCTTCGGGAACGTGAGGTCCGCCGAGCGCGCCCTCGCGCGCACCGGCGCCGAGGTCGAGATAACACGTGACTTCGACAGGGCCATGAACGCCGACGGGCTGCTGGTCCCCGGCGTCGGCGCCTTCGCCGCCTGCATGAAGGGCCTCAAGGAGGCGCGCGGCGACTGGATCATCGACCGGCGCCTCTCCGGCGGCCGCCCGGTGATGGGCATCTGCGTCGGCATGCAGATCCTCTTCGCGCGCGGCATCGAGCACGGCGTGGAGACCGAGGGCCTCGACGAGTGGCCCGGCGCGGTCGAACCGCTCCAGGCCGAGATCGTGCCCCACATGGGCTGGAACACCGTCGACGCCCCGGCCGGCACCGAGCTGTTCGCCGGCCTCGACGCCGACGCCCGCTTCTACTTCGTGCACTCCTACGCCGTCCACGACTGGACCCTGGAGACGCACAACCCGACCCTGACCAGCCCCAAGGTCACGTGGTCCACGCACGGCAAGCCGTTCGTGGCGGCCGTGGAGAACGGCGCCCTGTGGGCCACCCAGTTCCACCCCGAGAAGTCCGGCGACGCCGGAGCCCAGCTGCTGAACAACTGGATCGGAACCCTGTAG
- the hisI gene encoding phosphoribosyl-AMP cyclohydrolase, with product MTSTPSSSSPLGPGAPAGPGTPSALDPEIAARLKRGVDGLLPAIAQQYDTGEVLMLGWMDDEALHRTLTTGRCTYWSRSRREYWVKGDTSGHFQWVKSVSLDCDADTVLVKVDQVGAACHTGDRTCFDEDVLKAVEGAPGAADSDVPSLDQ from the coding sequence ATGACCAGCACGCCGTCCTCCAGCAGCCCCCTCGGTCCCGGAGCCCCCGCCGGCCCCGGCACCCCCAGCGCGCTGGACCCCGAGATCGCCGCCCGCCTCAAGCGCGGCGTCGACGGGCTCCTGCCCGCCATCGCCCAGCAGTACGACACCGGTGAGGTGCTCATGCTCGGCTGGATGGACGACGAGGCCCTGCACCGCACCCTCACCACCGGGCGCTGCACCTACTGGTCGCGCAGCCGCCGCGAGTACTGGGTCAAGGGCGACACCTCCGGCCACTTCCAGTGGGTGAAGTCCGTCAGCCTGGACTGCGACGCCGACACCGTCCTCGTCAAGGTCGACCAGGTCGGCGCCGCCTGCCACACCGGCGACCGCACCTGCTTCGACGAGGACGTCCTCAAGGCCGTGGAGGGCGCCCCGGGCGCCGCCGATTCCGACGTACCGTCACTGGATCAGTAA
- a CDS encoding anthranilate synthase component I, producing the protein MDLETFRKLATDRRVIPVSRKLLADGDTPVGLYRKLAAERPGTFLLESAENGRSWSRYSFVGVRSHATLTARDGQAHWLGTPPVGVPADGDPLAALRATIEALHTPHQEGMPPFTGGMVGYLGYDIVRRLEKIGPGERDDLKLPELTMLLTSDLAVMDHWEGSVLLIANAINHNDLDTGVDEAHADAVARLDAMEADLARPVAQPPAALPPSELPEYTALWGGPDFQEAVEDIKERIRAGEAFQVVPSQRFETPCTASALDVYRVLRATNPSPYMYLFRFDGFDVVGSSPEALVKVEDGRAMVHPIAGTRHRGATPQEDQALADELLADPKERAEHLMLVDLGRNDLGRVCEPGSVEVVDFMSVERYSHVMHIVSTVTGRVAPGRTAFDVLTACFPAGTLSGAPKPRAMQIIDELEPSRRGLYGGCVGYLDFAGDSDTAIAIRTALLRDGTAYVQAGAGIVADSDPVAEDTECRNKAAAVLRAVHTANRLGQ; encoded by the coding sequence ATGGACCTCGAGACGTTCCGCAAGCTGGCCACCGACCGTCGTGTCATCCCCGTCAGCCGCAAGCTCCTCGCCGACGGCGACACCCCCGTCGGGCTCTACCGCAAGCTCGCCGCCGAGCGCCCCGGCACCTTCCTGCTGGAGTCCGCCGAGAACGGCCGCTCGTGGTCCCGCTACTCCTTCGTGGGCGTTCGCAGCCACGCCACCCTCACCGCCCGCGACGGCCAGGCCCACTGGCTCGGCACCCCGCCCGTCGGCGTCCCCGCCGACGGCGACCCCCTCGCCGCGCTGCGCGCCACCATCGAGGCGCTCCACACCCCGCACCAGGAAGGCATGCCGCCCTTCACCGGCGGCATGGTCGGCTACCTCGGCTACGACATCGTGCGCCGCCTGGAGAAGATCGGCCCCGGCGAGCGGGACGACCTCAAGCTCCCCGAGCTGACCATGCTGCTGACCAGCGACCTGGCGGTCATGGACCACTGGGAGGGCTCGGTCCTGCTGATCGCGAACGCCATCAACCACAACGACCTGGACACCGGCGTCGACGAGGCCCACGCCGACGCCGTCGCCCGTCTCGACGCCATGGAGGCCGACCTCGCCCGGCCCGTGGCGCAGCCCCCGGCGGCCCTCCCGCCGTCCGAGCTGCCCGAGTACACCGCGCTGTGGGGCGGCCCCGACTTCCAGGAGGCCGTCGAGGACATCAAGGAGCGCATCCGGGCAGGCGAAGCCTTCCAGGTCGTCCCCTCCCAGCGCTTCGAAACCCCGTGCACGGCAAGCGCGTTGGACGTCTACCGGGTCCTGAGGGCCACCAACCCCTCCCCGTACATGTACCTGTTCCGCTTCGACGGCTTCGACGTCGTCGGCTCCTCCCCCGAGGCCCTGGTCAAGGTCGAGGACGGACGGGCCATGGTCCACCCCATCGCCGGCACCCGGCACCGGGGCGCCACCCCGCAGGAGGACCAGGCCCTCGCCGACGAGCTGCTCGCCGACCCCAAGGAGCGCGCCGAGCACCTGATGCTCGTCGACCTGGGGCGCAACGACCTGGGCCGGGTCTGCGAACCGGGCTCGGTCGAGGTCGTCGACTTCATGTCGGTCGAGCGCTACTCGCACGTCATGCACATCGTGTCCACCGTCACCGGCCGGGTCGCGCCGGGCCGCACCGCCTTCGACGTCCTCACCGCCTGCTTCCCCGCCGGCACCCTCTCCGGCGCTCCCAAGCCGCGAGCCATGCAGATCATCGACGAACTGGAGCCGTCCCGCCGGGGCCTGTACGGCGGCTGCGTCGGCTACCTCGACTTCGCCGGGGACTCCGACACCGCCATCGCCATCCGGACGGCCCTCCTCAGGGACGGCACCGCCTACGTCCAGGCCGGAGCCGGCATCGTCGCCGACTCCGACCCCGTCGCCGAGGACACCGAATGCCGCAACAAGGCGGCAGCGGTCCTGAGGGCGGTGCACACGGCCAACCGACTCGGACAATAG
- the hisB gene encoding imidazoleglycerol-phosphate dehydratase HisB: MTREGRVGRIERTTKETSVLVEINLDGTGRTEISTGVGFYDHMLDQLGRHGLFDLTVKTDGDLHIDSHHTIEDTALALGAAFKQALGDKVGIYRFGNCTVPLDESLAQVTVDLSGRPYLVHTEPEKMAPMIGEYDTTMTRHILESFVAQAQIALHVHVPYGRNAHHIVECQFKALARALRYASERDPRAVGILPSTKGAL, from the coding sequence ATGACTCGCGAAGGCCGCGTCGGCAGGATCGAGCGGACCACGAAGGAGACCTCGGTCCTCGTCGAGATCAACCTCGACGGCACCGGCAGGACGGAGATCTCCACCGGGGTCGGCTTCTACGACCACATGCTCGACCAGCTCGGCCGGCACGGTCTGTTCGACCTGACCGTGAAGACCGACGGCGACCTGCACATCGACTCCCACCACACCATCGAGGACACCGCCCTCGCGCTGGGCGCCGCCTTCAAGCAGGCCCTCGGCGACAAGGTGGGCATCTACCGCTTCGGCAACTGCACGGTCCCGCTGGACGAGTCCCTCGCCCAGGTCACCGTCGACCTCTCCGGCCGCCCCTACCTCGTGCACACCGAGCCCGAGAAGATGGCGCCGATGATCGGCGAGTACGACACCACGATGACCCGGCACATCCTGGAGTCCTTCGTCGCCCAGGCCCAGATCGCGCTGCACGTCCACGTGCCGTACGGGCGCAACGCCCACCACATCGTCGAATGCCAGTTCAAGGCGTTGGCCCGGGCGCTGCGCTACGCCTCCGAGCGCGACCCGCGCGCGGTCGGCATCCTGCCCTCCACGAAGGGCGCGCTGTGA
- a CDS encoding TIGR03085 family metal-binding protein — MSTHAKRERLLFADLLETAGPEAPTLCEGWTTRDLAAHVVVRERRPDAAGGILIKQLASRLDRVMEEFAAKPYEELIQLVRTGPPRFSPFSLKQIDEASNTIEFYVHTEDIRRAQPEWTPRELDQVFQDALWSRLERTARLMGRGAPTGLVLRRPDGQTAVAHRGAPVVTVTGEPSELLLFLYGRQQVADVELEGEKEAITKLHETKQLGI, encoded by the coding sequence ATGTCGACCCATGCCAAGCGTGAACGGCTTCTCTTCGCCGACCTGTTGGAGACCGCGGGCCCCGAGGCCCCCACCCTGTGCGAGGGCTGGACGACCCGTGATCTGGCCGCGCACGTGGTGGTGCGCGAGCGCCGCCCCGACGCGGCCGGGGGCATCCTCATCAAGCAGCTCGCGTCGCGCCTGGACCGGGTGATGGAGGAGTTCGCCGCGAAGCCGTACGAGGAGCTGATCCAGCTCGTCCGTACCGGTCCGCCGCGTTTCTCGCCCTTCTCCCTCAAGCAGATCGACGAGGCCTCGAACACGATCGAGTTCTACGTCCACACCGAGGACATCCGCCGCGCCCAGCCCGAGTGGACCCCGCGCGAGCTCGACCAGGTCTTCCAGGACGCCCTGTGGTCCCGTCTGGAGCGCACCGCCCGCCTCATGGGCCGTGGCGCCCCCACCGGTCTGGTCCTGCGCCGCCCCGACGGTCAGACGGCGGTGGCCCATCGTGGCGCCCCGGTCGTCACCGTCACCGGTGAGCCCTCCGAGCTGCTGCTGTTCCTGTACGGCCGCCAGCAGGTGGCCGACGTGGAGCTGGAGGGCGAGAAGGAGGCGATCACCAAGCTGCACGAGACGAAGCAGTTGGGGATCTGA